A genomic window from Cucumis melo cultivar AY chromosome 8, USDA_Cmelo_AY_1.0, whole genome shotgun sequence includes:
- the LOC103484875 gene encoding growth-regulating factor 1-like, with protein MDFGVVGLDSFVDSSDAPSPHPASDPDTNLKSLGSAFSKQDRSGFVDDDWRNSKIPKTETVSASSKTMPLHQGFPLLRSNTLLSSDGRQKEHMLSFSSVKSETSLQNKDSDLISRNTQNSIFPYNQQKSSVYSRNTGCVSGSYSSMHGPVAGIRGPFTQSQWVELEHQALIYKYLSSNVPVPSNLLIPLKKSLYPYGLTCSSAGSLPPNTRWGSFHLGFSGNADPEPGRCRRTDGKKWRCSRDAVADQKYCERHINRGRHRSRKPVEGQTGHSAPGTTNPTAMVATMSTSLSSTVMPSGGASNNLPIIQRQLKSLHPVATSDPGADASVNRLLNKETVCSRIQESGGLSMMSSTVNLMSSNDKSGAKQEISIGESTQSEFGLVSTDSLLNPSQRGSYPNPKNYDSFLIFNDQESQDQDQHPLRQFFEDWPKDQSTRSVMTWPEEFKSDWTQLSMSIPMSDFSSSSSSPTHEKLAQSPLRLSRELEPIQMNLGVSRNDGELVQKQGSQITMSWGSSMGGPLGEALTNGSSCVKASKVPPSLNLLAEGWDGGQLGSSPTGVLQKATFCSLSNSS; from the exons ATGGACTTTGGGGTAGTGGGGTTGGATAGTTTTGTGGATTCGAGTGATGCCCCTTCTCCTCACCCTGCATCAGACCCTGATACTAACCTTAAATCTCTTGGATCTGCTTTCTCTAAGCAGGATAGATCTGGGTTTGTTGATGATGACTGGAGGAACTCCAAGATTCCTAAAACTGAAACTGTCTCTGCTTCTTCTAAGACAATGCCGCTTCATCAAGGCTTCCCTTTGTTGAGATCTAACACTTTGCTTTCTAGTGATGGGCGTCAAAAGGAGCACATGCTTAGCTTCTCTTCAGTTAAATCTGAGACTTCCTTGCAAAATAAAGACTCTGACCTGATTTCGAGGAATACCCAAAACTCTATTTTTCCTTACAATCAACAGAAATCTTCAGTTTACTCTAGAAATACAG GATGTGTTTCTGGAAGCTATAGTAGCATGCATGGGCCTGTAGCTGGGATTAGAGGACCATTTACACAATCACAATGGGTTGAGCTTGAACATCAGGCATTGATCTACAAATACCTCTCTTCAAATGTGCCTGTACCTTCTAATTTGCTCATTCCCCTCAAGAAATCCCTCTATCCCTATGGCTTGACTTGCTCTTCTGCTGGATCCTTGCCTCCAAACACAA GGTGGGGTTCTTTCCATTTGGGTTTCTCCGGCAATGCTGATCCCGAACCAGGAAGATGTCGTCGAACTGATGGAAAGAAATGGCGGTGCTCTAGAGATGCTGTTGCTGATCAAAAGTATTGTGAAAGGCACATTAATAGGGGCCGCCATCGTTCAAGAAAGCCTGTGGAAGGCCAGACTGGCCATTCCGCCCCTGGGACCACCAATCCAACAGCCATGGTAGCAACGATGTCCACATCGTTGTCATCAACGGTGATGCCCAGCGGCGGTGCATCCAACAACCTCCCTATCATTCAACGCCAGCTCAAGAGTTTGCATCCTGTTGCCACTTCCGATCCTGGTGCTGATGCCTCTGTCAATAG GTTGCTAAACAAAGAGACTGTGTGTAGCAGAATCCAAGAGTCTGGGGGCCTCTCAATGATGTCTTCCACTGTCAATCTCATGTCATCTAATGATAAATCTGGTGCAAAACAAGAGATTTCAATAGGAGAATCCACACAATCTGAATTTGGACTTGTTTCCACTGATTCCCTCCTAAATCCTTCACAGAGAGGATCTTATCCCAATCCCAAAAACTATGACTCCTTCCTGATCTTCAACGACCAAGAATCCCAAGACCAAGACCAACATCCACTTAGACAATTCTTCGAAGACTGGCCCAAGGACCAATCGACTCGCTCAGTCATGACTTGGCCTGAAGAATTCAAGTCAGATTGGACACAGCTCTCCATGTCGATACCCATGTCTGATTTCTCCTCGTCATCGTCCTCACCAACACACGAGAAGCTAGCTCAATCCCCTCTCAGGCTGTCTAGGGAGCTTGAGCCAATCCAGATGAATTTGGGGGTAAGCAGGAATGATGGTGAGCTAGTTCAGAAGCAAGGCAGTCAGATAACAATGTCATGGGGAAGTTCAATGGGGGGTCCTTTGGGAGAGGCATTAACAAACGGCAGCAGCTGTGTGAAAGCAAGCAAAGTGCCACCATCACTGAACCTCTTAGCTGAAGGATGGGATGGCGGTCAGCTTGGATCCTCGCCTACTGGTGTGTTGCAAAAGGCAACATTTTGCTCCCTTTCGAACAGCAGTTGA